In Pirellula sp. SH-Sr6A, the DNA window TCGTCGTGGTTCAAGTAGCGGTAGCAGCGGGTGAAGAAGCCGCCGTTGCAGCGTCGGGAGCTTCGGAGCCCGAGTTGATCCGCAAGGAGAAGCCAGCCGATTCGGCTAGCTAGTGGGTTTCGGTTGTGGAGTTGACCCCCTCACGAATGTCGATGGTGGTAGGGCTCGGGAACCCAGGGGCCAAGTATCATTGGACCCGGCACAACATTGGATTTGAATGTTTAAATTTAGTCCATCGGAAGCTTGGTTCGCCGAGCTTGCAGACTAAATTTGAAGGCCAGTTTGCAAAGGTCAAGCAGGGCGGGCAGGATGTCTGTTTGGTTTGGCCTTTGACCTATATGAACTTGAGCGGACGGTGCGTTGCACAGTTTGCAAGGTTCTACCGCATCGAGCCAGCGAATATACTGGTGGTTTGCGATGATTTGAGTTTGCCTTTGGGCAAGCTCCGGATTCGCAAATCGGGCTCGAGTGGTGGGCAAAAAGGGTTGGAGGACATCCTTCGTTGCCTGGGCACCCAAGACGTCCCGCGTCTTCGGATCGGGATCGACCCGACGCCGGATAGGTGGGAGACCGCGGATTATGTGTTGAGCAAATTCGCGGCCGCCGACAAAGAAGTCGTCGACCAAGCGTTGGTTCGCGCGGATGCGGCCATTGCGTGTTGGTGGAGCGATGGGATCGACGTTGCGATGAATTTGTTCAACGCGTCGGAACCTCGTTCGCCGAAGAGACCTAAACAGAAACCATCGGACACATCCCCAGGGAGCGACTAGTCGCTTCGAAAACACAGGCGATCCGGCGAAGGGATCGCGAATAACAGCGTAGGAGTTGAAAAAGTTGGCTACCGGAATTTACGAATGCCTTTTTTTGTTTGATAGCAATCACTACGCCCGCGACCCGGGTGGTGTTGCCACCTCCGTTCAATCGATGATCGCAGATTTGGGTGGGGAGATCTTGGTATGCCGATTGTGGGCCGAGCAGCGACTTGCTTACCCGATCAACGGTCACAACAAGGGTACCTACTGGCTTGCCTATTTCCGACTCGATACATTGAAGCTCAAAGAACTGAATCGGACTTGCCAGCTCAACGAGAGCTTGCTCCGTTTCATGTTCACCAAAATCGATCCGCGATTGATCGATGCGTTGGTGGCGCACGCCCAAGAAAAAGTTGTTGTGCCCATTGATGCTCTCGAACGACAGCCCGTAGGCGTTGGCGTGGGTGCCGACGATGAAGAAGAATCCGAGGTTGAGGACGAATAAGAGATTCGGGCTCGGCCAAACGTTGCCGTTAACGGCTTAGAGACCGGGAGTGCACAACATGGCTAGCTACAATCGAGTTATTCTCCTTGGAAATTTGGTTCGAGACATCGAACTGAAATACACCACCTCGCGATTGGCGGTATGTCAAAACGCGATTGCCGTGAACGAGCGGCGAAAGAATGCAGCAGGCGAATGGGTCGATGAGACCTCCTTCGTCGATGTAACCTTTTTCGGTAGGACCGCAGAGGTCGTCGCCGAGTATTTAGGCAAGGGTTCCCCGATCTTCGTCGAGGGCAAACTCAAGCAGGATACTTGGGAAAAGGATGGCCAGAAGCGAAGCAAATTGTATGTGATCGTCGATCGCATGCAGCTGATCGGGAGCCGCAATGAGTCGAAAGGCTCGGGGGCTCCTAGGCCGCAAAGCAACGGCAACCGATTTGCAGATCAGGAACAACATGTTTCTCCCGATATGCACGTGTCGGAGGTTGGGGATGGTGGCTTCATCGACGAAGACATGCCCTTTTAATACAGAACATTATTTTAAAACCGCTTTGGTTAGTGATTTGAAATGACAACACGAAAGATGCGTACTCCGACATTTCCTCGTCTTCCCAAGGGACCGAATGGCGGTATTCAGCTGATGCTCATCCAAAACGTCGAGCATCTCGGCAAAGCAGGGGATGTCGTTGAAGTCAAACCTGGGCACGCGAACAATTATCTCCTCCCAGAAGGCTTGGCGATCGTCGCCACCGACCACCACAAGCGAATGGTCGATAAGCACCGCGCCAAACTAGCGGAAATCGAGAAGCAACGACTCGCTTCCCTCCGCCAACTCGCCGATCAGTTGTCGAAGCAATCGATCAACGTCGAAGCCAATGCAAACGACGAAGGACATCTCTACGGTAGCGTCGGCGCAACCGAGATCGTCTCCGCTCTCAAGGCCAACGGCTTTACGATCACCAGCGAGCAAGTACGACTCGAAGGGGTTCTCAAGGAACTGGGGCTCTACACGGTCAAGATTCAATTGCACCAAGAAGTCGGCACCGAACTCAAGGTGTGGGTGGTTCCGACCGCCGCCAACTAGGTCTCCGAATCGAGTTTTCGATCCGGGGAGCTACGGCGAGATCAAGTAGGAGCCTCACCCAGCCACCTCCATTCCTGCATTGAAAAAGAGCCGGTTCTTCGAACCGGCTTTTTTGGTTTCCTGTTGGCTTTTTAGTTTCCTGTTGGCTCCGGGCGTTACGTCCGTCTGGGATCTCCACGGACCCCTCCCCCCAGACCGCCTGTGCAGAATCGCTTTTCCAGAAAAACGCGTTCCAAGCAAAAGACCGCTAGGCCTTCGGCTTCACCCCCGATGCGATGTGGTATCGCCGGGACGGAAACAATTCACCCTCTTCAAACCACCTTCCCAAATTAGCCTCGTACCAGTTGGGATGCTTGGTCACCAACACCAACCTCCCGCCAGGCCTCAGCGAACGGTGAGCGGCCGCAAGAAACTTCTCGGCAATATGAAAGTCGCCGAAGTAGGGCGGGTTGGCGAGTGCCATGTCGTAGGAGCCGGGCTCCCCGTAAACGCCTGTCCAATTCACTTCGGTCGTCAGATTGGTCAGCCCATTGAGGCGAATTCCCCGCTGCACGCAATCGATCGCACGGGCGTTGGCGTCGACCGCGTGGACGCGGGCGCTCGGATCCCTTTTCGCTAGGCCGAGAGCCACCGAACCGGCACCACAGCCGATATCGATCAGCTTGGACTCTGGGTAGACGTCGACCGCATCCAGCAGCTGCCTAGCTCCATTGTCGAGGTGGCGATGGGAGAAAACTCCGGGACGCGTCACCATCTTGATCAGCTCATCGCAGTCCCGATAGGCGAGCTCGCAAGCAAAATCCTTGCGCTTCTTGAGTTCTGCTGTTTTCTCAATCCAGTAGACCGTTCCCTGCTCGTGCTTGCGAACCTTCACGCTGCGCTCGAAGGTCTTGAGCTGATCGAGAACCCAGCGATCGTCCGGATTATCGACCGACACGAAGAGCACCCCTCCGAGCACCAGGTGATGGAAAAGCTGCTGAATGTAATCCCTGGAAAGCTCTCCTTCGCCTGTCGTCACCAGCGAAAGGAGGCCGGCGTGGAAGCGGGAGTCGGGAAGATCGGCATCGCACAACACCTCGACATTCCCAGGTGATGGGACCGGGGAATTATCTTCCGCCAGCTGAAGATGCCCTTCGGTCCGACTGGCCTGGAAGGAATCGATGTGGAAGCATTGGACCTGAAGCCGGAGCTGTTCCCCCGCCGTGTGACGAGCCAGCCCTTCGGCGGCCTGGTGCCGCCCGGAGGAGATACTGACCAACTTCAATCCTTCGAGATCGGGAATCCCAAGTTTCTTACGAAGACCCAGCCAGTCCCAGTCGAGGAGCGTGCCAGCCAAGATGGCTTCTTCGGCTCGAGGAGGCAAACGGCGGGCAACCGGTTCGTAGCCGTCGGAGGAAGTAGGGGTTTCACTCATAACTTGATCGTCGAAAAAGCGGATAGGAAGGGAATCCGTATGATAGACGCTCTGCGCGGGATTCCTATTCGAGTTGCTCGGTCTGGACGAAGTTCGAGAAGAATTGCCTTCTCCGTCACTTGCCCAAAATGTAAACTACTCCGTGCAGTTTCTTCCCCTCCCGATGAGACACGAAGCGGACCGTCGGAACCAATCTTCGCGCGTAGAACCGCATGGACCATGGAATCGTGGCCGGCATCGAACAAACTTATGCACCGAATAGACCGATGCTTGAACGACGCCCTTGCGTCAACCCAAAGCGACACATCGCCGAGAGCGTTGAATAATTGAACGGCCATCGAGGGACTTTTCAAGCCGTTCTATGGAAACGAGTACTTTCCCTGCATTTTTGCACTATTTTTCAAACGAGATCGCTATGGAAGCATCGAGGAACAAGCCTGACTTTTCGAGCGGAACCGAAGGGAAGATTTCTTCGATGCGCGAAACCTTTCGTAGGCGTTTGTGTTTAAGTATCGGCCAAAAAACGATGCAACCTCTCGTTCGTGCGGCTGGCTTGTGAGCTCGGACGCAGTTCGTGAACTAACTTGGTAGTGACCAATCGAAAGACCAGCAATGAGCTCCTCGTTAACAGCATCAACTTCTCTTCAATATCTGGATTCGCACTCGTACGCAGCCTCTTCCGTGCCCTCACTCGAAAACGTCTACATGACCGTTTACATCGTCGATAGCGATCCGAAGGCGCGAGGGGTGGTGAAGAAGCTTGCCGATGGGGCGGGCTACACGGTCATCGAGTTTGACTCTGCCGAACGGTTTTTGTCCCTAATCCAGTCCGAGCCTCTTGGATGTATTGTTCTGGAATTGGAGCTTGGGGATACCGATGGTACTTCTCTGATCCGCCGGATCCGGGATGCGGGCTGGAAGATTCCCATTCTCATCGTGACCTCCCAAAACGATATTGGCTGGTGCGCGAGCGCCTTCAACGCCGGAGCCAGCGATTACTTGGCCAAACCGGTCGACCCGGACAAGCTTCTCAGTTGCATACGGAACGCGTACGACGCATCGGAAAAACGGAAACAGGAGCTGCAGGCCCAAATCGATGCCGAGAAGAAACTTAGCAGCCTCACCCTTCGAGAACGTGAAGTACTCGAGTTGCTCGTCGCCGGGAACTCCATGAAGACCATTGCATCCAGTTCTGGGACTAGCTTCCAAGCCGTTGCGCGACATCGCCAACGAATCCTCGAAAAACTCGGGCTCGAAGGAGATGTGGCCCTCGCTCGATGGGTCTTCGATCTCCGGCGTGGAGGCGGGAAAGTCTAACGTTTTGCCTGACATTCGCCCCCCTGGGACGGCAATCACGGATTGACGAAACTCCCTTACATAGGCTAATCTTTTGATGGAGAATCCCCCGATAGTTCCGGGGGATTTGTTTTTTTACCCGTTGTTCGATACCGCAGAAGGTGACGGCGAATGCCGTTGCCTGTGCACAGCCTCTTGGCCGGGGCTTGCATTGCAGGAACAACCAGACCACGGAGAGTGAAATATGGCCAACGAGTTAGTCGAAAAATTGATCGAGGCTGGCGCTCACTTCGGACACCGAGTGAGCCGCTGGAACCCCAAGATGGAGCCGTACATCTACGGCCGAAAAAACCTCATCCACATCATCGACATCCGCGAAACGCTTCGCGGAATGCTTCGAGCGAAGAAATACCTGAACCAAGTCGCCGCACAAGGCTCCTTGGTGCTGTTCGTCGGAACCAAGCGTCAAGCATCCGAAGTCGTTCAACGGGAAGCTCTCCGCTGCGGAATGCCATTCGTCAGCGAACGATGGTTGGGTGGCGCTCTGACCAACTTCCGAACCGTTCGTGATCGAATGAAGCGATTGGACGAATTGGAAACGATCATGAACAGCGAACGCATCAACGAGTACTCGAAGAAGATGCAATCCTCGCTCAACCGCGAGTATCGAAAGATCTACCGAAACTTGAACGGTCTTCGCATCCTCAATCGCTTGCCCGAGTGCTTGGTCATCGTCGACCCTAAAAAGGAAAAGAACGCTGTTCGTGAAGCCAAAGCGCTCGGAATCACCACCGTCGCATTGATCGACACCGATTGCGATCCAACCCAAATCGACTTGCCAATCCCAGGCAACGACGACGGGATCCGCTCCATCGACTTGATCATCAAACAACTGGCGGATGCGGTTCTGGCAGGCCGGGCCGAAAACCCAGAAATGCAAAAGAAGGCCGGCGGCGAAGCGAAAAATGACGTAACCGCCGAAATGGTCGCTAAGGCCGAATCGATGGCTTAATCGCCAGGCGCTCCGTCCACCAAAGATTCAACCATGCGTCGGCGCCGATCCTGCTCTTGGGATTGGCGTCGCTTCGTTATCCGAAACGACTTCCATACAG includes these proteins:
- the rpsF gene encoding 30S ribosomal protein S6 is translated as MATGIYECLFLFDSNHYARDPGGVATSVQSMIADLGGEILVCRLWAEQRLAYPINGHNKGTYWLAYFRLDTLKLKELNRTCQLNESLLRFMFTKIDPRLIDALVAHAQEKVVVPIDALERQPVGVGVGADDEEESEVEDE
- the pth gene encoding aminoacyl-tRNA hydrolase, with protein sequence MVVGLGNPGAKYHWTRHNIGFECLNLVHRKLGSPSLQTKFEGQFAKVKQGGQDVCLVWPLTYMNLSGRCVAQFARFYRIEPANILVVCDDLSLPLGKLRIRKSGSSGGQKGLEDILRCLGTQDVPRLRIGIDPTPDRWETADYVLSKFAAADKEVVDQALVRADAAIACWWSDGIDVAMNLFNASEPRSPKRPKQKPSDTSPGSD
- a CDS encoding single-stranded DNA-binding protein, translating into MASYNRVILLGNLVRDIELKYTTSRLAVCQNAIAVNERRKNAAGEWVDETSFVDVTFFGRTAEVVAEYLGKGSPIFVEGKLKQDTWEKDGQKRSKLYVIVDRMQLIGSRNESKGSGAPRPQSNGNRFADQEQHVSPDMHVSEVGDGGFIDEDMPF
- the rplI gene encoding 50S ribosomal protein L9, producing MTTRKMRTPTFPRLPKGPNGGIQLMLIQNVEHLGKAGDVVEVKPGHANNYLLPEGLAIVATDHHKRMVDKHRAKLAEIEKQRLASLRQLADQLSKQSINVEANANDEGHLYGSVGATEIVSALKANGFTITSEQVRLEGVLKELGLYTVKIQLHQEVGTELKVWVVPTAAN
- the rpsB gene encoding 30S ribosomal protein S2 yields the protein MANELVEKLIEAGAHFGHRVSRWNPKMEPYIYGRKNLIHIIDIRETLRGMLRAKKYLNQVAAQGSLVLFVGTKRQASEVVQREALRCGMPFVSERWLGGALTNFRTVRDRMKRLDELETIMNSERINEYSKKMQSSLNREYRKIYRNLNGLRILNRLPECLVIVDPKKEKNAVREAKALGITTVALIDTDCDPTQIDLPIPGNDDGIRSIDLIIKQLADAVLAGRAENPEMQKKAGGEAKNDVTAEMVAKAESMA
- a CDS encoding response regulator transcription factor, with protein sequence MPSLENVYMTVYIVDSDPKARGVVKKLADGAGYTVIEFDSAERFLSLIQSEPLGCIVLELELGDTDGTSLIRRIRDAGWKIPILIVTSQNDIGWCASAFNAGASDYLAKPVDPDKLLSCIRNAYDASEKRKQELQAQIDAEKKLSSLTLREREVLELLVAGNSMKTIASSSGTSFQAVARHRQRILEKLGLEGDVALARWVFDLRRGGGKV
- a CDS encoding class I SAM-dependent methyltransferase, whose amino-acid sequence is MSETPTSSDGYEPVARRLPPRAEEAILAGTLLDWDWLGLRKKLGIPDLEGLKLVSISSGRHQAAEGLARHTAGEQLRLQVQCFHIDSFQASRTEGHLQLAEDNSPVPSPGNVEVLCDADLPDSRFHAGLLSLVTTGEGELSRDYIQQLFHHLVLGGVLFVSVDNPDDRWVLDQLKTFERSVKVRKHEQGTVYWIEKTAELKKRKDFACELAYRDCDELIKMVTRPGVFSHRHLDNGARQLLDAVDVYPESKLIDIGCGAGSVALGLAKRDPSARVHAVDANARAIDCVQRGIRLNGLTNLTTEVNWTGVYGEPGSYDMALANPPYFGDFHIAEKFLAAAHRSLRPGGRLVLVTKHPNWYEANLGRWFEEGELFPSRRYHIASGVKPKA